From the genome of Bradyrhizobium sp. ORS 278:
CGGCCACGAGGTCTATGCCTCGCCGGACAGTTTTCATGAGGTCGCCAAGAACCTCGAGGCCAAGTTCGGCGAGCCGCGCAAGGCGGCACTGACCTGGAAACCGCAGAACACGGTCGCGGTCGATGACGAGACGGGCGAGAAGCTGGTGAAGCTGATGGACCTGCTCAACGAGCATGACGACGTCCAGAACGTCTATGCCAATTTCGAGATCTCGGACGCGCTGATGGCGAAGATGGGCGGTTGACGGACGGTTAACCATCTGGCCGCATGAGCAGCGGGCTGTTCCGTTTATGTTTCCTCCTGGGCGGCGCGAGGCTATCTCTAACCCATGAAAGCCCAGCCGATTCGCGCAGCTATCCGCATCATCGGGATCGATCCCGGCCTCCGCCGCACCGGCTGGGGCGTGATCGAGAGCGAGGGCAACCGGCTGATCTATGTCGGCTGCGGCTCGGTCGAGCCGCCCGACGACCTGCCGCTGGCCAGCCGCCTGCTGGCGATCCACGAGGGGCTGGCGAAGGTGCTCGCCGATTTTCAGCCGCTGGAGGCCGCGGTTGAGCAGACCTTCGTCAACAAGGACGGCGTCGCCACCCTGAAGCTCGGCCAAGCCCGCGGCATCGCGATGCTGGCACCGGCGATGTTCGGAATTACGGTCGCCGAATACGCCCCCAACCAGGTCAAGAAGACGGTCGTCGGGGCGGGTCACGCCGACAAGGGCCAGATCGCGGTGATGCTGAAGATCCTGCTGCCCAAGGCTGAGCCGCCCTCGGCCGACGCGGCCGATGCGCTGGCGATCGCGATCACCCACGCCCATCACCGCCAGGGCCAGGCGCTGCGCATGAAGGTGGCCGGGCTATGATCGGCAAGCTCAGGGGCCTGATCGATTCCTATGCCGAGGACTTCGTGATCATCGACGTCGGCGGCGTCGGCTATCAGGTGCACTGCTCGGCGCGCACCCTGCAGGCCTTGCCGTCGCCGGGTGAAGCCGCCACATTGTCGATCGAGACCTATGTGCGCGAGGACCAGATCAAGCTGTTCGGTTTTCGCTCGGATGTCGAACGGGAATGGTTTCGTCTTTTGCAGACCGTGCAGGGCGTCGGCGCCAAGGTCGCTCTTGCCGTGCTCGGCACGCTTCCTCCGGCCGATCTCGGCAACGCGATCGCGCTGCGCGACA
Proteins encoded in this window:
- the ruvC gene encoding crossover junction endodeoxyribonuclease RuvC; protein product: MKAQPIRAAIRIIGIDPGLRRTGWGVIESEGNRLIYVGCGSVEPPDDLPLASRLLAIHEGLAKVLADFQPLEAAVEQTFVNKDGVATLKLGQARGIAMLAPAMFGITVAEYAPNQVKKTVVGAGHADKGQIAVMLKILLPKAEPPSADAADALAIAITHAHHRQGQALRMKVAGL
- the ruvA gene encoding Holliday junction branch migration protein RuvA; its protein translation is MIGKLRGLIDSYAEDFVIIDVGGVGYQVHCSARTLQALPSPGEAATLSIETYVREDQIKLFGFRSDVEREWFRLLQTVQGVGAKVALAVLGTLPPADLGNAIALRDKAAVARTPGVGPKVAERIVTELKDKAPAFANVDPGVVRLSGAIEESRAPQPVADAISALINLGYGQPQAAAAIAAASRAAGDKAETAQLIRLGLKELAK